The Collibacillus ludicampi region TGCACTGCCTTTCGATGATGAGGAACAGATTGCGGACGTGATTCGCCGGGCGAATGACAGTGAATACGGCTTGGCCGCAGGCGTATGGACGAACGATGTAAGGAAAGCTCATCGGGTGGCTCACGCGTTGGAAGTTGGAACGGTATGGGTGAACTGTTACAACGCGTTTGATGCAGCTGTTCCATTTGGCGGTTACAAGCAGTCTGGATTTGGCCGAGAAATGGGCAGCTATGCGCTGGAATTGTACACGCAAGTCAAAGCGATCTGGATGAATCTAAACTGATTTGCTAGATAAAGATGAGCATTCTGCAGTATTTAAGCAATGAAGAATTATTGGATTGTTACGAGATAGCTATCGAGTTAAAACTTGAGGATTGTTTCATTCAAATGCTTTTAAAAGAGATCCAACTTCGCGGTTTAACGGCTGAGAAATTGGTAGAATAGATACACATTGAAAAAAGACAATTTGTAGTATAAGAATGAGCTGGAGGAAGCTTTTGGTTTCGGGTCGGACAAGCGAGGTTCTGTACAACTCCCCTATAGAAATTTTGTAGGGGAGTTCTTTTTTCTTCCGGCGTTAGGGTGTAGACAGCTTTGTGACTCTTGGCCTGTCCCTTTTTTCTAACGTTATTCGCATCTTCTAATTTGTCGGACGGTACAAGTTGTCCGAACAAAAGGAAGAGGAGGAACTTCACATGAACAAAACGGCAGGCTACTCCAGTCTCGTACTGCAACTGCAGACCGGTACGGACGCTACAGGGAAGCCCAAACTCAAGCAGAAGGAGTTTCCCAATGTCAAAGCGACGGCGACAGACCAGGACATTTTTGAAGTCGCTCAGGCGCTCGCCAAATTGCAAGGACTTCCACTCTATAGTGTGATGCGCGTTGATCGCGCGGAACTCAATCAATAAGGGGGAGATAAGCGATGACGAGCAAAAACCTGGAGTTACTCTTTATCACTTCCGGTAACAAGACGGTACGATTCTCACTCGCTAATCCCGTCGATCCGATTGACCCTTCGTTGGTGCAATCCACGATGGATTTGATCGTACAAAAAAACATTTTTGCAACGCCTACAGGCGATCTGGTGAAAAAGGCGGAAGCGCGTGTCGTTGAGACGAACCGTACACAAGTGTTGTAAAAGAGCAAGCCAAGTTACCCGCAAAAGACGGGTGACTTGGCTTGTACCGTTTACAAAAAGCGGCTGAAATGAACCTACCTTTGGCGATGACGCCAAAGATAGAAGAACATGCAGACAATGAGGCAGCCTGTGATCCACAGAAGGGAGCGGTTGATGATCTCGACAAGGTCGCGCCAATGTTCTCCCAGATAAACCCCCAGCCCCACCCAGGTGAAGCACCAAGCGAAAAAGCCGAGAAGGGAAAAACACAAGAATGTAGGCCATGACATCCCGCCGATCGCCGCAAAATAACTGGATAATGTGCGTACTCCCGGAAGAAAACGGCCGAAAACCAAGACGAAGATACCGAATCTGCGTGATAATCGTTCCGTTTGTTTAATTTGTTCCGGTCGTATCAGCGCAAATCGTCCAAAACGCAGGAGAAAGGGCAGTCCGTAACGTCGCCCGAAGAAAAAAGCGGCGAGGGAACCTATATAACAGCCGATTGATGCGGACAGCCAGATGATCAGGAAGGAGAAGCGGCCTTGTGCCGCGAGAAATCCGTAGAAGGCCATCACGGCATCACCGGGGAAGGGGATCCCGAGTCCCTCCAAAATCATGGCGGCAACGACCCCCGAATAACCGGCAGCGTGTACCCAATGAAGAAATGTTTGCCACAATGTCTTGAACACGGGACTGTCTCCTTTCTTCACATACACGTGATCGTTTTACATCTGTATGTGGAGAAGCCCCTTCTTTATGACGGGTATGGGGCGATGGTTCATCCATTGAATGAATCCGGTGTAGAGATTGTGCTCTCCCGCTCCCTTCTCGTATCTTTTTGTTCGTTCCGAGTAGGGATTCCCTTGCGTGGCGTGCAGCGTTTTGTAGAATTATTATACAATGGGGGAAGGAATGGAAAGAGACGGTGTAACCAATGGTGGAACGGAATCATGGGATCTATAACATGCGCGCGGTATGCCAAAAGCTCGGCTTATCGCCGGAAACTTTGCGCGCATGGGAACGGAGATACGATATCATAAGCCCGATGCGCAATGAAGCGGGCCACCGATTATATAGCGAACAGGACATGCAGACACTCGCATGGTTAATCGATCAGATCAACAAAGGATTTACGATTGGTCAAGCGGTACACCTCTATAAACAAATGCAGGAAGAGCAGTTGGAAAGAGAACGGGGTGCAACGGAACCGCACGCGTCGGAATCCGATGAGAGGCATGGGTATCGTGAGACGTTGCATCGTTTCAAAAAAGCGATCTTGCATTGGGATGATGCGGCGGCGGAGCAAACCGTGGATCTTGTAAGTGCTATGTTCGGTATCGGTGTATTTGTCAGTGAATGGATGATCGACTTGCAAGACATGTTGTGGCAAGGTGTCAAGACGGGTGAACTGCGAATCGCTCACGAACGATTCGCGCTTCATATTATCAGAAACCGTATGCATGCGCTCATGCGAGTCCTTCCGCTCGTCTCCGTAGGTGATGAGCAGAGCGGTTCTTTCAGGCGATCATTTCTCGCTTTTTCATTAGAAGGAGAACCAAGCGATATCCCTTTGTTGTCCTTTGCGCTTTTTTTGCGTTTTGCCGGAGCGGCAGTAAAGTTTCTAGGTTACGATTTGCCCGTTGAAGAAGCGGTGTTTGCAGTTGAAGAGGCTGCTCCCGATGTCCTTGTTTTGTCTCTGACCAAACAGGATCATGCCTATCGAAGAGGAGAATGGGAAGAAAGGATTCGCAGAATGGAGGAAGCTGTCATGCAGGTTCGT contains the following coding sequences:
- a CDS encoding DedA family protein, which produces MFKTLWQTFLHWVHAAGYSGVVAAMILEGLGIPFPGDAVMAFYGFLAAQGRFSFLIIWLSASIGCYIGSLAAFFFGRRYGLPFLLRFGRFALIRPEQIKQTERLSRRFGIFVLVFGRFLPGVRTLSSYFAAIGGMSWPTFLCFSLLGFFAWCFTWVGLGVYLGEHWRDLVEIINRSLLWITGCLIVCMFFYLWRHRQR
- a CDS encoding MerR family transcriptional regulator, translated to MVERNHGIYNMRAVCQKLGLSPETLRAWERRYDIISPMRNEAGHRLYSEQDMQTLAWLIDQINKGFTIGQAVHLYKQMQEEQLERERGATEPHASESDERHGYRETLHRFKKAILHWDDAAAEQTVDLVSAMFGIGVFVSEWMIDLQDMLWQGVKTGELRIAHERFALHIIRNRMHALMRVLPLVSVGDEQSGSFRRSFLAFSLEGEPSDIPLLSFALFLRFAGAAVKFLGYDLPVEEAVFAVEEAAPDVLVLSLTKQDHAYRRGEWEERIRRMEEAVMQVRAARANVDIILLTDAYVPNSRHMKELGITIVRNNGDEWERLIERWNE
- a CDS encoding DUF1659 domain-containing protein, with amino-acid sequence MNKTAGYSSLVLQLQTGTDATGKPKLKQKEFPNVKATATDQDIFEVAQALAKLQGLPLYSVMRVDRAELNQ
- a CDS encoding DUF2922 domain-containing protein; the protein is MTSKNLELLFITSGNKTVRFSLANPVDPIDPSLVQSTMDLIVQKNIFATPTGDLVKKAEARVVETNRTQVL
- the sda gene encoding sporulation histidine kinase inhibitor Sda encodes the protein MSILQYLSNEELLDCYEIAIELKLEDCFIQMLLKEIQLRGLTAEKLVE